The region AAAAAAAACCTGTTCCCAGCTGCCACTCTCTTGTGCCTCCTTGCCGAAGCTGATCGAGTCAAAACCGTAGAATTCAAACTCCAAAAATGTCCTATTCAAACTGTCCCTGATTGGAATGGCCTCCCGGATCTTGGAGACCGCTTGAGTCAAAACGTCAGTTCTACAGTCTAATCCTGTCCCACTGCAACAATGACCGCTCTCACAATGACTGCTCCGGTTATCCTCACTTATTTTTATTGGCCCAAGTGAAACTCACGTCAACGCGAGTTGCCCTTTTCAATGGTTTCCGCTGTGACGCAGATCGAGGGCATATAGGGTACATATATTTACAAGTTTCCTACTGTGGGTCAGCAGCTTGCTCTGATGGATGATGGTCCTGTTGATGCATTTGTTGTGATTACCACATGTAAGTTATATTCCTAATTTTTGAATGATGATTCTTGTTTGAGTTAATGGTTAATGTACTTTATATCCTCCGATTATGAGTGCTTATTCCCTCGTGTCTAATTACTTTACACTTTGTCCCACCGTCTATCCATCCTCTGGAAGTGTCGGGGCTCGAATAATTAATTACATTACAGGTTTCGCGAacttttttgtgatatcactctgaaggaacattgtatcatttcttaatgcaagcatgcatttctaaatgacaataaacgaggactgagtgtccccatAATCTAAAAAATCACAGAATGCCCCGTTTTTATTTGAGAAGGTAAGCATAAAATCACACAATGCTAGGTGTAGCTTCTACAAAATTAAAGCTGAATAACGAAAAGGTCGTTTTATAAAGTATGGTGTAATATTTGGAACAGAAGTTGGCTGTATAGTTAAGGTTAAAAAAAGAGCGGGCATTTCTATTATTCGATCCATATCCTATTATGTGTACCTCTGCATCGACCTAATATATTCACGACACCATTTAATATGCAGTTTACGATAAAAAGATGACATGTCAGTTTGTTTATTTCAGGAATTCAAATAATACGACGGGTGATAGGGCTTAATTGGCCCACGAAGGATTCCCAACTATTATATTAGGAGAGCATTTTGCATTTCAAATATCGTCAAGTTTACTGCAGCTCCGGAGATTGTCAGAGCATCTCAAAAACGATGCACGGAAATGTGGCTGGTTTGCTGTATGCTATTTATTACCCCGTCCTAGCAGCTGTTGGAGTTCCAGGTCAGGACGGAATAATCGATTTTTTTTAGGGGACAATCGTTTTGAGAGTCGGTGCCCTCTCTGTCAGACAACAGTGCAGGGCTATGTATATATTGCTGTTAATTACATCCGTTGAGCAGGACCATTTTATCACTGTCATCCAATGCCATGAATTGTAAGAGTTTCTTTTTGTTTCAATGTCATGACTTCGATGGGATTCCTGAAATCAGTACTCATATGAACTGATGCCTTTCTATATGATCgagtttttttttgaaatatcAGAAAATATCGTTAAGAATTCATATACTTATCTGTTAATTGATTGTAGATACATTCAGTGGGTTATCCAAATTTTGCAATAATGGTTTCAGTTTCGATTGATTGCTGCCCCCGCCAGCCCATCTCATCTTCCTGAAGAAAATACATGAGAGGCTGCGTGGAAATTGTTTCAGGATCGTTTGGAACTTCATATTTTCATGTCAAACCCATATTTCCGCGACTTGTATTGTCAGAGCTGAATACCTTTATGACATTCTAAATGTAGTTGTGTCCGTCATGTTGGGTAGGGCATTTCTTAAATATACAATGCGATTAGAATGTCACGGaactaaggaatttgaaagtgtcTTTTTTATTGAGTCAGGTAATTTGGTGACGATCGTTATCCTGTCGCGCGGAAGGTGCGGTCTCTCTCGGTGTATCAGTCGCTACCTGGTTGGCATGGCGGTGACGGATCTTCTGGTTCTCATCACGGCGGTGATATTACACAGGATCAGTATGTTATATTTCCCCGTTCTGTTTCTCCAAGCCACCCCAGTCTGTAGATTTCGAATTGCTCTAATCTTTGCAACCAGAGACAGTTCCGTCTGGTTAACTGTCGCCTTCACATTTGATCGGTTTGTAGCAATTTGCTGGCAAAAGCTGAAAACTAAGTATTGCACTGAGTCAACGGCTGCTATTGTTATAGGAGTGTTTTGCGCCCTGTCTTTTGTGAAGAACATCCCTATGTACTTTGCAACTGAACCTTTGTACATAATCGATAACGTCCCATGGTTTTGCAACTTCAGGTCAATCTTTTATTCCAGTGTTTTATGGACAGCATTTAACTGGATTGACCACATTTTAAATCCGTGTGCGCCTTTCGTCCTGATGTTACTGCTCAACGCACTCACCGTTAGGCACATTCTAGCAGCGAGCAGAGCCCGCAAGAGACTCCGGGGTCACAGTAatggagagaaaaagaaagactCGGAAATGGAGAGTCGAAGGAAGTCTATTGTTTTACTCTTCACTATCTCGGGTAGTTTCATCGTGTTATGGGCGACTCGTGTTGTAAATTTTTTATTTGTTCGGTTCACAAACAGCAATTATTCGACCGGTTCAAGCCGTAGCAATCCAAGATTCATTCTCCAGGAAACCGGAGTCATGTTGCAGCTCCTAAGCTGCTGCACCAACACATGCATTTATGCAGGCACTCAAAGAAAGTTCAGAGATGAATTTAAAAATGGGTTTAAGCATTTACTCAATCTAATAATTGGAAAATATAGCAATTAAAATGGATGCATTGTTTGCACTTTACTTGCACAGTTGTTTGAGAGAATCCCCTCGTCTTTATATATTCACTACAAATCTGCATAGAGGGTGCTGAGTATCCCTATTACGTCCTCACAACAACATACTGTAGTCAAGCCGTATGCACGATAACGGCTAATGAGAATTCTCTTTCAGAATATAATTTAAAATCTCACAGCAGTAGTTGTCTCCTCTGATGAATTCTTCCGTGTGGATTGTCACATGTTCCTGTGTCCCAGCACTACTGGGACAGGTCAGCTGTGGAACTACTGGGAGTAAATCATACATTACAAAAACGGCGGACCGGGCCCACCCAATCTATGATGACATTTTTCACCGTCTACGTAAATCTTACATGTTTACTCTGCGACAGTGTCCCCCTGTGCCTTGACTATTTCAGTGCGTTGTCGAAACAGTTCTCAAACATAGCAATTATATTTGATCTCATCACCTTCTCTGTCGGGGTTTCCTGCTTACAAACAGCATTTTGCTTAAGAAAACCGTGATAATCTGTCTTTCGCTTACCTGAATCCTATGTCCTTTTATTTGATGTCAGTGCCTTCAGATAATGATTCTAATTATCTCTGCTCTATGCCTCTCACCCTTCTTC is a window of Mobula birostris isolate sMobBir1 chromosome 10, sMobBir1.hap1, whole genome shotgun sequence DNA encoding:
- the LOC140203655 gene encoding probable G-protein coupled receptor 139: MRLECHGTKEFESVFFIESGNLVTIVILSRGRCGLSRCISRYLVGMAVTDLLVLITAVILHRISMLYFPVLFLQATPVCRFRIALIFATRDSSVWLTVAFTFDRFVAICWQKLKTKYCTESTAAIVIGVFCALSFVKNIPMYFATEPLYIIDNVPWFCNFRSIFYSSVLWTAFNWIDHILNPCAPFVLMLLLNALTVRHILAASRARKRLRGHSNGEKKKDSEMESRRKSIVLLFTISGSFIVLWATRVVNFLFVRFTNSNYSTGSSRSNPRFILQETGVMLQLLSCCTNTCIYAGTQRKFRDEFKNGFKHLLNLIIGKYSN